A segment of the Bartonella henselae str. Houston-1 genome:
TTATCAGTTGTTATGAATGAGGCTGATAAAATACGCGGAGAACAAGCGATTTTATTGAAAGAGCAAATTAAAATAATGCAGGACCAAATAAATCATTATACACAACGTGCGCGCATTGCTGCACAATGCGACAGTGTGATTTATCACACATCTGTGCGCAAAGTAGTTAATCGTTTGGTGCGAGTTATGGAAAAGCTTAATCCTGAGAAACAGTTTCGTTTTGTCATGGATGTTAATGATATTATTTTTTCTGGTGAAAAGGAAGATTTAGAGGAAGTTGTGGGTAATTTGATTGAAAATGCTGCTCAGTGGTCTCGCACCAAAGTTCTGATCTCTTGTTATTTAGAAAAAAATATTGAAGAAGAGAAATTCTTTAGCCTTCTCGTAGAAGATGATGGTTCTGGTTTAACAGAAGAACAAACTGATGAAGCTGTTAAAAGAGGTCGTCGATTTGATAAGAGTAAACCGGGGACAGGTTTAGGGTTAGCAATTGTTTCTGATATGGTTAACGAATATGGTGGAAGCCTTTTCTTATCGCGTTCTGATTTGGGAGGGTTATATGCAAAAGTTTTATTACCAAGAAGGTAATGTGTTTTTCCTTTGTAGAGCGTATATATTAAAATTTATATGAGCGATGCAATATTTTTACATGTAATGCACAGGGCAGAAAATCATGTCAGGATGTTGAAGGGCAATATCTGTTTGTAATCAGAATTTAGAAATAAAATTTTATTTTTATGCTTTTATGCGTATTGGGAAAATGATGATAAACTTACCATATTATAAGATAAAATAAAGTGCTTTTCTATCTTTTTACATCAGTGTTTTCATGGATAGGGTGGGAGAATAAATTAGTTCCGCTTTTTGAATTTCATATTGGTAGCAAAATGATATGCTCTTATTAGTCTTGGCAGTATTTTTTCTCACTTTTCTGGCGAGTATACTTTTTCTTTCTCTACATAATTATGGGACCAAAAAAGAATTGAGAGCTCAAGATATTGAGAGTGAGAGAAGCTGTATGTATTCGGTTGGATTTGATAAGCCTTACACATATCATAAAAAGAGACATACTTTTGTAGCTTTGAGTATTTTTTTTGTTCTTCTTATAACTTGGAGCATTTACAGTTTTACAGGCAATCCAGAAGTTAAAAGTTATTTTTTTAGTGAACTCATGGATAAAGATCCAAAGACACTGAATAAACGTGAACAGCTTGTTCGTCTACAAGTACTTTTTTTGCGTTTACCTTATGATGGTAAGTTAGCAGACGCATTAGCGATACGATACCTCGAAGAAGGGTATTTTCAGGATGCTGTGAACATTTATTTAGAGGCACTTCGCTTAAATGGAGAATCGGCTCCAAGGCTTGTGGGATATGGATTGTCATTGATTGGTTATGAAGGCGGAATGATTACGCAAGAAGCACAAAATGCTTTTCAAAAAGCAGCAGATTTAGCGCCAAATGATTTTTATCCTCGTTTATTACTAGCGGAAGCGCTTCATCAGGCTGGAAAATCTGTACAGGCAGTACAGTTTTTAAAAAATTTTCTTGAGACAATGCCTGAGGATTTTAAAGGACGATCACATATTGAAGCTATGATTATTCAGTTACGTGATGCATCTGATTAGAATCTTAAGAAAAATGATTGTAGCCAGTTTAGAGTATTAAATCGGAGAGGATATTCGAGAGCGTTAAAGATATTGATAAAAAGTTGTGCCCATATAGCAAAATATGCCAAGCTATCTTTAAAAGATAGTGCATGGAAATAATGAATATTGATATACCGTATGAATAAAAGAATTTTCTTAGACAGTTTATGAGCAGTCAATCATTCCATAACTCTCCTTCATTGAGAGTCATTTTAAAGCAACGAAAGAAAAAGCGATTGCTGATAGTTTTATTTTGTTGTTTGATTATAGCGATTGCAACAAGCCTTATTACGTATGCATTGCGTAATACAGTAAGCTTTTTTCGCATGCCATCTGAAGTTACAAAAGAAGATATTCTAATGGGACGTCCTTTGCGTTTAGGTGGTTTTGTTGAAAAGGGGACTGTTGAGTATGTTGGAGATAGGGGGGTTATTTTCTTCGTAACAGATAACGTAAAACATGAAAAAGTGATTTTCAGTGGTGCTATACCCGATCTTTTTCGTGAAGGTCAAGGTGTTGTCGTAGAAGGATATTTTGATAAACAAGGTTTTTTTATAGGTACGCGTATTTTAGCAAAACATGATGAGACTTATATGTCTAGAGAAACAGCTGATCGTTTGAACAAACATCACAGAGTGGAGAAATAATTCGATTGTGCTTATCGAACTGGGGCATCTTTTTTTATCCGCAGCTTTTGCAGTGAGTTTATTAGGGGCTTTTTTACCCGTTTTAGTTTTTTTGTGGGGAGAGCGTTCATTAATGCAAACAGCTGTTCCCCTAACATATATTACTTTTACATTATTATTCTTATCTTTTTTGATTATTGTTCATGCCCATATTGTTTCTGATTTTTCTGTTTTGAATGTGGTTGAGAACTCTCATTCAGAAAAGCCAATGCTGTATAAAATTATTGGTGTTTGGGGAAATCACGAAGGATCTATGTTGTTATGGGTTTTAAGTCTCGCTTTTTTTAGTACATTGGTGGCGTTGTTTAGCCAGCATTTGCCAGAACAGCTTAAGGCACTTATTTTAGTATGCCAAAGTTGGATGACAAGCGCTTTTCTTTTATTTATTCTTTTTATGTCCAATCCATTTTTACGTGTTAATCCACCCGCCTTGCAAGGAAAAGATCTCAATCCTCTTTTACAGGATATCGCGTTAGCAATACATCCACCACTTCTTTATTTAGGTTATGTTGGTTTTTCACTTTGTTTTTCTTTTGCAGTAGCTGCATTGATTATGGGATATGTCGATAGACTTTGGGCGCGTTGGGTTCGTCCTTGGCTTCTACTTGCTTGGTGTTTTTTGACATTGGGTATTATGGTTGGGTCCTATTGGGCTTATTATGAGTTAGGATGGGGTGGTTATTGGTTTTGGGATCCAGTAGAAAATGTTTCGTTTATGCCTTGGCTTTCAGGAACAGCTCTTTTACATTCCGCTCTCGCTCTTGAAAAACGGGGAATATTGAAAAGTTGGACTTTATTTTTGTCCATTCTTACTTTTTCCCTTTCTCTTATGGGAACTTTTCTTGTTCGTTCTGGTCTTTTAATATCAGTTCATAGTTTTGCTCTTGATCCAGCACGAGGACGAGCAATTCTTGCACTTTTATTGTTTTTCACGGGAGGGGCTTTGTCTCTTTTTGCTTTGCGGGTACCTGCTTTGACACCGGGAAGATTTTTTCAGCCAATTTCTCGTGAAGGTTTTATTATTTTAAATAATTTATTGCTCACAACAATAACAGCGACAGTCTTGATTGGTACGCTCTACCCTTATTTTATTGAGCTGTTAACAGGGCAAAAAATTTCTGTAGGAGCAGATTTTTTTAACCTTACCTGTGGGCCTTTAATGATGTTATTGTTATTATTGGTTCCATTTGGATCAATGATAGCGTGGAAACGCGGTGATTTTCTCGCAGTTTTTGAACGGCTGTGGGTTGTTTTTGCATTAGTCGCTATAGTTTGTTTTATCACATTTTATGTAGTTTCTTTGCGTGATATTTTTGCCATTTTAGGAATTGGACTTTCAACTTTTGTTTTCTTAGGTAGTTTAGCTGGTCTTTGGGCGAAGAGCGGACATCGCAAAATAGCTTTATTAGCACGGTTTAAAAGATTTATTGGATTACCATGGTCCGTTTTTGGTGCAGCAATAGCGCATATGGGATTAGGTGTTACATTGTTTGGTATTATCTATGTCGCAACTTTTGGGCAAGAGCGTATTCTCATCATGCATAAAGGAGATATGGTAACGATAGCAGATAAAACTCTTCATTTGAATGAAGTGCATGATGAAACTGGCCCGAATTATTCAGCAATAGAGTTTCATTTTACAATATATGAAAATAAAAATACGGTGGGTAATGTAACAGCATCAAAGCGGTTTTATCCAAGTCAAAATACATCAACAACGGAAGTTGGTATTCAAAATCATGGTTTATCTCAGCTCTATATTGTTCCAGGACGGATAGATGAACGAGGGCTTGTTTTACATATATGGTGGAAGCCTTACATAATATGTGTTTGGTTAGGGGCATTGATGATGGCTATGGGCGGATGTTTCTCTCTTTTTAGTTATTGGTTTCGCATTAGAGTGCATCAACGGAGAGTCTCCCGCTTTAAATTTTCTGAAAAGGCATTGAGATGAAAAAGAAACTATTTTGCACTTTATTTTTTTTAATCATTGTTTTTTCTCTGTCATTAGCAATGGCAGTGGAGCCAGATGAAGTTTTAAAGGATACAGTTCTTGA
Coding sequences within it:
- the ccmE gene encoding cytochrome c maturation protein CcmE codes for the protein MSSQSFHNSPSLRVILKQRKKKRLLIVLFCCLIIAIATSLITYALRNTVSFFRMPSEVTKEDILMGRPLRLGGFVEKGTVEYVGDRGVIFFVTDNVKHEKVIFSGAIPDLFREGQGVVVEGYFDKQGFFIGTRILAKHDETYMSRETADRLNKHHRVEK
- a CDS encoding heme lyase CcmF/NrfE family subunit → MLIELGHLFLSAAFAVSLLGAFLPVLVFLWGERSLMQTAVPLTYITFTLLFLSFLIIVHAHIVSDFSVLNVVENSHSEKPMLYKIIGVWGNHEGSMLLWVLSLAFFSTLVALFSQHLPEQLKALILVCQSWMTSAFLLFILFMSNPFLRVNPPALQGKDLNPLLQDIALAIHPPLLYLGYVGFSLCFSFAVAALIMGYVDRLWARWVRPWLLLAWCFLTLGIMVGSYWAYYELGWGGYWFWDPVENVSFMPWLSGTALLHSALALEKRGILKSWTLFLSILTFSLSLMGTFLVRSGLLISVHSFALDPARGRAILALLLFFTGGALSLFALRVPALTPGRFFQPISREGFIILNNLLLTTITATVLIGTLYPYFIELLTGQKISVGADFFNLTCGPLMMLLLLLVPFGSMIAWKRGDFLAVFERLWVVFALVAIVCFITFYVVSLRDIFAILGIGLSTFVFLGSLAGLWAKSGHRKIALLARFKRFIGLPWSVFGAAIAHMGLGVTLFGIIYVATFGQERILIMHKGDMVTIADKTLHLNEVHDETGPNYSAIEFHFTIYENKNTVGNVTASKRFYPSQNTSTTEVGIQNHGLSQLYIVPGRIDERGLVLHIWWKPYIICVWLGALMMAMGGCFSLFSYWFRIRVHQRRVSRFKFSEKALR
- a CDS encoding tetratricopeptide repeat protein encodes the protein MLLLVLAVFFLTFLASILFLSLHNYGTKKELRAQDIESERSCMYSVGFDKPYTYHKKRHTFVALSIFFVLLITWSIYSFTGNPEVKSYFFSELMDKDPKTLNKREQLVRLQVLFLRLPYDGKLADALAIRYLEEGYFQDAVNIYLEALRLNGESAPRLVGYGLSLIGYEGGMITQEAQNAFQKAADLAPNDFYPRLLLAEALHQAGKSVQAVQFLKNFLETMPEDFKGRSHIEAMIIQLRDASD